The window TAAATTTTTATTTCAATATTGTTTTCCTTGAGTGTGCTCACCACGAATTCACGATCTTTTCTCGTTTCTGACATTAAATATTCAATATCTGCCTCGGAAGCTGAAGTAGCGTTAACATGCTGCGCAGCTTTTCTGATATATGATTTTTTCATTTTATCTAAATCAGCATGACGTACTTTGATTCTAGACGGATGGTCAGGTAAAATAATGCTTTTCCCAGGGATATCTTCTTCAGAATCACCAAATTTAACTTCAATCCCATTTTGTTGAGCGAAGCTTAACTGGGGTTGAGGGGATTTTCCCGCGCCGGTGTATTCTGTTTCCTGGACCACGATAATTTTGTCTTTATCCAGTGTTTGTGCTAAAGCAAATGCAGCAGTTAAAGAAGTATTACCAGCTGGACCTCTTTCCATGCCTTCTAGTTGAGCTAAGGTTTCAGTTATATAAAATACTTCGCCTTGTTTTATTAACAGATAATCATCCATATACTTCAAAGGTCTTGCCGCACTTCTTGGTACATCTGAATGGTCTGGATCGGTAGCATAAGGCATACCAAAACCAGTATGACCAGTGGTAAAGGATTTTTTGTTAAAATCACGGTCAGATGCCATTGATAAACCGGCTAAATCTACGCTAGCACCATAGATTAGCGTATTTTCTGCCCCAGCCTTTCTCACACCCCGAGCCGTTCCGGTAAGATTACCGCCGCCTGCATTCGTAGCAATAATCACGTCAGGCTCTCGTCCAATCATTTCACGACATTGTTGAATAATTTCATAACCTAAAGTTTCAACACCAGCAATCCCATAATTGGAATATAAAGAAGCATTAAAATATCCCGTATCCTCCAAAATCCGTAAATAGGTGTAAAATAGTTCAGGTCCTACGGTTAATTGAACAACTTCAGCTCCATAAGATTCACATTTTCTTTGTTTTTCTAAAATTTCAGGCTGACCGATTTTTCTTGAGTCATAGCATTCTTGGACAATAATACAGGGCAGATTATGCATAGCTGCTTGAGAAGCAACGGCTGCTCCGTAATTTCCGCTTGTTGCAGCTGCAATCCCTTTATAGCCATGCTTTTTTGCAATATAAGTAGAAACAGAAGCTCTTCTGTCCTTAAAACTTCCGGAAGGGTTGCACTGTTCATCTTTTACAAAAATTCTTGCACCCTTACCTTCTGGCGAAATTTCCCTTGCTAATTCTGTTAGATTTTTTAATTCAATTAACGGAGTATTACCAACGCCAGTAGCTCTTTGAATTTCAATAATTTCTTCCAAACTGAAGCCGACATCATCCATTAACCCATCATAATCAAAAGCAATGCCACCAGATTCATATTTCTTGTAATCCATACCCAATGCTTGCTTCATAATGTCATTATCACGCGCCATTACCGCTTTATAACTGTTATCACGTTCCATCTTTTATTCTCCTTTCACAATTTTTCTGACTTGGATTCCCACTTGAAGAAGTTCAGGTACATAAGTTTCACCGAAGCCAAAGTTAAAGGCAGGATTTACTGCTACTAAAGTGCCTTCCTCAATCCGTCCCGTAATGGTTTTAATTGCA of the Bacillus sp. 1NLA3E genome contains:
- the ortB gene encoding 2-amino-4-oxopentanoate thiolase subunit OrtB translates to MERDNSYKAVMARDNDIMKQALGMDYKKYESGGIAFDYDGLMDDVGFSLEEIIEIQRATGVGNTPLIELKNLTELAREISPEGKGARIFVKDEQCNPSGSFKDRRASVSTYIAKKHGYKGIAAATSGNYGAAVASQAAMHNLPCIIVQECYDSRKIGQPEILEKQRKCESYGAEVVQLTVGPELFYTYLRILEDTGYFNASLYSNYGIAGVETLGYEIIQQCREMIGREPDVIIATNAGGGNLTGTARGVRKAGAENTLIYGASVDLAGLSMASDRDFNKKSFTTGHTGFGMPYATDPDHSDVPRSAARPLKYMDDYLLIKQGEVFYITETLAQLEGMERGPAGNTSLTAAFALAQTLDKDKIIVVQETEYTGAGKSPQPQLSFAQQNGIEVKFGDSEEDIPGKSIILPDHPSRIKVRHADLDKMKKSYIRKAAQHVNATSASEADIEYLMSETRKDREFVVSTLKENNIEIKI